The Micromonospora sp. WMMD961 genome has a segment encoding these proteins:
- a CDS encoding PIG-L family deacetylase produces MAERPLTLMAVHAHPDDEATSTGGVLARYADEGITTVLVTCTDGRCGDGPGGVKPGDPGHDPAAVVAMRRAELEASCAVLKVSHLETLDYADSGMMGWSTNDQPGAFWTTPVAEAAGRLAELIRQYQPDVIVTYDENGFYGHPDHIQAHRITMAAVELTDSPAKVYWTTVPRTAFEQFGRIMRELGVDWAEPDEAAEPMPQLGLPDDEITTWVDANSYGGQKFDALAAHASQTENIFFLQLGRDRFTELMGVETFLRVRDRTGAPTPEDDLFAGLR; encoded by the coding sequence ATGGCTGAGCGACCTCTGACCCTGATGGCGGTGCACGCCCACCCCGACGACGAGGCGACGAGCACCGGCGGCGTGCTGGCCCGCTACGCCGACGAGGGGATCACGACCGTGCTCGTGACCTGCACCGACGGGCGGTGCGGCGACGGCCCCGGCGGGGTGAAGCCGGGCGACCCGGGGCACGACCCGGCCGCCGTGGTGGCGATGCGTCGGGCCGAGCTGGAGGCCAGCTGCGCGGTGTTGAAGGTCAGCCACCTGGAGACGCTCGACTACGCCGACTCGGGGATGATGGGGTGGTCGACCAACGACCAGCCCGGCGCGTTCTGGACGACGCCGGTGGCGGAGGCGGCGGGCCGGCTCGCCGAGTTGATCCGGCAGTACCAACCAGATGTCATCGTCACGTACGACGAGAACGGCTTCTACGGCCACCCGGACCACATCCAGGCCCACCGGATCACCATGGCCGCCGTCGAGCTGACCGACAGTCCGGCGAAGGTCTACTGGACCACCGTGCCGCGTACGGCGTTCGAGCAGTTCGGCCGGATCATGCGGGAGCTCGGCGTCGACTGGGCCGAGCCGGACGAGGCGGCGGAGCCGATGCCGCAGCTCGGCCTGCCGGACGACGAGATCACCACCTGGGTCGATGCGAACAGCTACGGCGGGCAGAAGTTCGACGCGCTGGCCGCCCACGCCAGTCAGACCGAGAACATCTTCTTCCTGCAACTGGGCCGCGACCGGTTCACCGAGCTGATGGGCGTGGAGACCTTCCTGCGGGTCCGCGACCGGACGGGCGCGCCGACGCCCGAGGACGACCTCTTCGCCGGCCTGCGCTGA
- a CDS encoding alpha/beta hydrolase, which yields MGKGSMTVAGAGSFTDVRQIDAGVLNVGYVDAGPPDGPAAILLHGWPYDIHSFVDVVPLLTAAGYRVVVPYLRGYGSTRFLSDDTRRNGEPGAMGLDLIALMDALHIDSAKLAGFDWGARTADVVAALWPERCRGLVSVSGYLIAGQESGRAPLPPKAELAWWYQYYFATERGREGYDKNRRDFNRLIWHTASPQWTFDDATFDRSAPAFDNPDHVDIVVHNYRWRLALVDGEPQYDEVEKRLAAQPKITVPSISMEGDANGAPHVEPSVYAKQFTGRYEHRTVGGGVGHNLPQEAPHAFADAVLDV from the coding sequence GTGGGAAAGGGGTCGATGACGGTGGCCGGTGCGGGATCGTTCACCGACGTGCGGCAGATCGATGCCGGGGTCCTGAACGTGGGGTACGTGGACGCCGGGCCGCCCGACGGCCCCGCCGCGATCCTGCTGCACGGCTGGCCGTACGACATCCACAGTTTCGTCGACGTCGTGCCGCTGCTCACGGCCGCCGGTTACCGGGTCGTCGTGCCGTACCTGCGAGGCTACGGCAGCACCCGGTTCCTCTCCGACGACACCAGGCGCAACGGCGAACCGGGTGCCATGGGGCTCGACCTCATCGCACTCATGGACGCCCTGCACATCGACAGCGCGAAGCTGGCCGGGTTCGACTGGGGTGCGCGTACGGCGGACGTCGTGGCCGCGTTGTGGCCCGAACGTTGCCGGGGGCTGGTCTCGGTGAGCGGTTACCTGATCGCCGGCCAGGAGTCGGGCCGGGCGCCGTTGCCGCCGAAGGCGGAACTGGCGTGGTGGTACCAGTACTACTTCGCCACCGAGCGTGGCCGGGAAGGCTACGACAAGAACCGTCGTGACTTCAACAGGTTGATCTGGCACACCGCCTCACCACAGTGGACCTTCGACGACGCGACGTTCGACCGCAGCGCCCCGGCGTTCGACAACCCCGACCACGTCGACATCGTGGTGCACAACTACCGGTGGCGGTTGGCCCTCGTCGACGGCGAGCCACAGTACGACGAGGTGGAGAAACGCCTGGCCGCCCAACCCAAGATCACCGTACCCAGCATTTCCATGGAGGGGGACGCCAACGGAGCGCCGCACGTGGAGCCCAGCGTCTACGCCAAGCAGTTCACCGGGCGCTACGAGCACCGGACCGTCGGCGGCGGCGTCGGACACAACCTGCCGCAGGAGGCGCCGCACGCCTTCGCGGACGCCGTACTGGACGTCTGA
- a CDS encoding RNA ligase RtcB family protein → MIQHQSLPSSNPATVTVFASPTSWIESDALDQCQQVAALAGMVHVAGMPDLHPGKGAPIGAAMASTVLYPFLVGSDIGCGIAVFPIKLKRAVPERLAARFPDLDRMPDADDPAWALVDGDVPAGHLDGLGTVGRGNHFVELARVGTVLDPDHAGRLGLDAGDLVLVVHSGSRGLGERILRTHTEAHGAGAAPDPAAYLAMHDDAVRWGSLNRRVLAARVAYALGAEPSDPVVDQCHNLVEIRDGVYLHRKGAAPGDGRDVLVAGTRGTPSYLVAAHAGPDANHSVAHGAGRKMSRSDALRRGRAKHTVEELRRTPLGSLVVCGDRQLLFEEAPTAYKRIEQVIADLVEHRLATPVASTIPLVTYKTADLGPATRTDRRGHRGGRERS, encoded by the coding sequence TTGATCCAGCACCAGTCTCTGCCCTCGTCCAACCCCGCCACCGTCACGGTGTTCGCCTCCCCCACGAGCTGGATCGAGTCCGACGCACTCGACCAGTGCCAGCAGGTGGCCGCCCTCGCCGGCATGGTCCACGTCGCCGGGATGCCGGACCTGCACCCGGGCAAGGGCGCTCCCATCGGTGCGGCCATGGCGTCGACGGTGCTGTACCCGTTCCTGGTGGGGTCCGACATCGGCTGCGGCATCGCCGTGTTTCCGATCAAGCTCAAGCGGGCCGTACCGGAGCGGCTGGCCGCACGGTTTCCCGACCTCGATCGCATGCCCGACGCCGACGACCCGGCCTGGGCACTGGTCGACGGCGACGTCCCGGCCGGTCACCTCGACGGTCTCGGTACGGTCGGTCGAGGTAACCACTTCGTGGAGCTGGCCCGGGTCGGCACCGTCCTCGACCCGGATCACGCGGGTCGTCTCGGGCTCGACGCCGGCGATCTGGTGCTCGTCGTGCACAGCGGTTCCCGTGGTCTGGGCGAGCGGATCCTGCGGACGCACACCGAGGCCCATGGCGCCGGTGCCGCTCCCGATCCCGCCGCCTACCTGGCGATGCACGACGACGCCGTGCGCTGGGGTTCGCTCAACCGCCGGGTCCTGGCCGCCCGGGTCGCGTACGCGCTGGGTGCCGAACCCTCCGATCCGGTCGTCGACCAGTGCCACAACCTGGTCGAGATCCGCGACGGGGTCTACCTGCACCGCAAGGGCGCAGCGCCGGGTGACGGCCGCGACGTCCTGGTCGCCGGTACCCGGGGAACGCCGTCCTACCTGGTGGCCGCCCATGCCGGACCGGACGCCAACCACTCGGTCGCGCATGGCGCCGGCCGCAAGATGTCGCGCTCGGACGCGCTGCGGCGGGGTCGGGCCAAGCACACTGTCGAGGAGCTACGCCGCACGCCGCTGGGTTCACTCGTGGTGTGTGGTGACCGTCAACTCCTCTTCGAGGAGGCGCCGACCGCGTACAAGCGTATCGAGCAGGTGATCGCCGACCTCGTCGAGCACCGACTGGCCACGCCGGTCGCCAGCACGATTCCGCTGGTCACCTACAAGACGGCCGACCTCGGGCCCGCGACCCGGACCGACCGGCGGGGCCACCGTGGTGGGCGGGAGCGGTCGTGA
- a CDS encoding adenylate kinase, with the protein MSAPRRILIYGVYGSGKSTLAARMAEHLGLPWYPVDDLLWEPGWVEVPVARQRSRIEEICRRDRWIVDGAYHGWRDVPLARADLVVGLDFPRWCSFGRLLRRTVRRVLTGEQICNGNRETLGSVLSPDSILVWHVTAFGRARRRMRAWRSDPSAPPVVLLRSPAELDDWLAGLPRR; encoded by the coding sequence ATGAGCGCACCGCGTCGCATCCTGATCTACGGCGTGTACGGCTCCGGCAAGTCCACCCTCGCCGCGCGGATGGCCGAACACCTCGGGCTGCCCTGGTACCCGGTGGACGACCTGCTCTGGGAGCCGGGCTGGGTCGAGGTGCCCGTCGCGCGGCAACGCAGCCGGATCGAGGAGATCTGCCGGCGGGACCGCTGGATCGTCGACGGGGCTTACCACGGCTGGCGGGATGTGCCGTTGGCTCGCGCGGACCTGGTCGTCGGCCTGGACTTCCCCCGGTGGTGTTCGTTCGGGCGGTTGCTGCGGCGCACCGTCCGCCGGGTGCTGACGGGCGAGCAGATCTGCAACGGCAACCGCGAGACGCTGGGCAGCGTGCTGTCTCCGGACTCGATCCTGGTGTGGCACGTCACCGCGTTCGGCCGGGCGCGGCGACGGATGCGCGCCTGGCGATCCGATCCGTCCGCGCCGCCGGTGGTGTTGCTGCGCTCCCCGGCGGAGCTGGACGACTGGCTGGCCGGTCTGCCTCGCCGATGA
- a CDS encoding class I SAM-dependent methyltransferase, translating to MAEVSHPVFARVYERLSAAMDRAGTAAYRRDLVAGLSGRVIEIGAGNGRMFPHYPPGVTQVLAVEPERRLRAAAERAASTAPVPVTVVDGLADRLPGGDGEFDAAVVALVLCTVPDQASALTEVGRVLRPGGGLRFFEHVAADKPGRLHRTQRLVDATLWPKLFAGCHTNRDTVAAITSSGFVIEELRRFRFPATSNSPSSPCVHGRATWPGMAGPKHGQDA from the coding sequence GTGGCCGAGGTGTCGCACCCGGTGTTCGCCCGGGTCTACGAACGGCTGAGCGCCGCCATGGACCGGGCCGGCACGGCGGCCTACCGGCGGGACCTGGTCGCCGGTCTGTCCGGCCGGGTGATCGAGATCGGTGCGGGCAACGGGCGGATGTTCCCGCACTACCCGCCGGGGGTGACCCAGGTCCTCGCTGTCGAACCGGAACGGCGTCTGCGGGCCGCCGCCGAACGCGCGGCGTCGACCGCACCGGTTCCGGTCACTGTCGTCGACGGGTTGGCCGACCGGCTGCCCGGCGGGGACGGCGAGTTCGACGCCGCCGTGGTCGCGTTGGTGCTGTGCACAGTGCCCGACCAGGCGAGCGCGTTGACCGAGGTCGGCCGGGTGCTGCGCCCCGGCGGCGGGTTGCGGTTCTTCGAGCACGTCGCCGCCGACAAGCCCGGCAGATTACACCGGACGCAGCGACTGGTCGACGCGACACTGTGGCCGAAGCTGTTCGCCGGGTGCCACACCAACCGCGACACCGTCGCCGCCATCACGTCCTCGGGGTTCGTCATCGAGGAACTGCGCCGTTTCCGCTTCCCGGCCACCAGCAACAGCCCGTCCTCGCCCTGCGTCCACGGGCGCGCGACCTGGCCGGGGATGGCCGGCCCGAAGCACGGCCAGGACGCCTGA
- a CDS encoding NAD(P)H-binding protein produces the protein MKIVVIGGSGLIGSTLVDSLGAQGHEVVPASPKTGVNTLTGEGVADALTGADVVVDVSNSPSFEDKAVLEFFETSTRTLLAAASDAGVGHYVVLSIVGCDRIPDSGYMRAKVSQEKLVVASGTPYSIVHATQFFEFLQGIVDAGTDGDTVHLAPVLIQPMAAADVAAAVAGVVVGAPTNAVVEVAGPEQFRLDELGRDLLAAQQDPRPVVADPDARYFGAKLGERSLVPAGGARLADTRLDDWRTRASGGR, from the coding sequence ATGAAGATCGTCGTCATCGGGGGCAGTGGCCTCATCGGTTCCACGCTCGTGGACAGCCTCGGCGCCCAGGGCCACGAGGTGGTGCCGGCATCACCGAAGACCGGCGTGAACACCCTGACCGGTGAAGGGGTGGCCGACGCGCTCACCGGTGCCGACGTCGTCGTCGACGTGTCGAACTCGCCGTCGTTCGAGGACAAGGCCGTGCTGGAGTTCTTCGAGACGTCCACCCGGACGCTCCTCGCCGCCGCGTCCGACGCCGGGGTGGGCCACTACGTGGTGCTCTCCATCGTGGGTTGCGACCGGATCCCGGACAGCGGCTACATGCGGGCTAAGGTCAGCCAGGAGAAGCTCGTCGTCGCGTCCGGAACCCCGTACTCGATCGTGCACGCCACCCAGTTCTTCGAGTTCCTCCAGGGCATCGTCGACGCCGGCACGGACGGCGACACCGTGCACCTCGCGCCGGTGCTCATCCAGCCGATGGCCGCCGCCGACGTCGCGGCCGCGGTGGCCGGGGTCGTGGTCGGCGCGCCGACCAATGCCGTGGTCGAGGTCGCCGGCCCGGAGCAGTTCCGTCTGGACGAACTGGGCCGAGACCTCCTCGCCGCCCAGCAGGACCCTCGACCGGTGGTGGCCGACCCGGACGCGCGGTACTTCGGTGCCAAGCTGGGCGAACGTTCCCTCGTCCCCGCCGGCGGCGCCCGCCTCGCCGATACCCGGCTCGACGACTGGCGTACCCGGGCGTCCGGTGGCCGGTGA